In the genome of Tachysurus vachellii isolate PV-2020 chromosome 9, HZAU_Pvac_v1, whole genome shotgun sequence, one region contains:
- the kctd14 gene encoding BTB/POZ domain-containing protein KCTD14 gives MSLPDIKSARKLAVEPLKQCSVVQLNVGGQVYTTTLWTLRKFPNSKLAEMFSVPHKLLKDAEGRCFIDRDGTHFRAILEFLRSEEIPTKNLLEVHKDAVYYNIKPLVKILEESPQFFGEKVGRQQFLSHVRNYHENLEVLIRVGKAEAMASRYSTIIICVLKTEDDLERCNDAMVSLDMRKESVVSFGPWNAQATVVDLLDCIQMDIEAKGYKVSIKPHSTEKGFLFKSHNFFYKLTFTWW, from the exons ATGAGTCTTCCTGACATCAAATCGGCACGGAAACTCGCAGTCGAGCCTTTAAAACAG TGCTCTGTCGTGCAGCTGAATGTCGGCGGTCAGGTGTACACCACCACCCTGTGGACCCTGCGCAAATTCCCCAACTCAAAGCTGGCTGAAATGTTCAGTGTGCCTCACAAACTTCTAAAGGATGCAGAGGGTCGCTGTTTCATAGACCGTGACGGGACACACTTTAGAGCCATTCTCGAGTTTCTCCGTTCAGAGGAGATTCCTACTAAAAATCTGCTGGAGGTTCACAAGGATGCAGTGTATTACAATATAAAACCCCTGGTGAAAATCCTGGAGGAGTCCCCACAGTTTTTTGGTGAGAAAGTTGGAAGGCAGCAGTTTTTATCCCATGTGCGCAACTACCACGAAAATCTAGAAGTCCTTATCAGGGTGGGCAAAGCAGAAGCCATGGCGTCACGATACTCCACTATAATCATATGTGTCCTAAAAACAGAGGATGACCTGGAACGATGCAATGATGCCATGGTCAGTCTTGATATGAGAAAAGAATCTGTTGTGAGTTTCGGTCCCTGGAATGCTCAAGCTACCGTGGTGGATCTTCTGGATTGCATACAAATGGACATAGAAGCAAAAGGATATAAAGTGAGCATTAAAcctcacagcacagagaaaggCTTTCTGTTTAAGAGCCATAATTTCTTCTATAAGCTGACTTTTACTTGGTGGTGA
- the rps3 gene encoding 40S ribosomal protein S3, giving the protein MAVQISKKRKFVTDGIFKAELNEFLTRELAEDGYSGVEVRVTPTRTEIIILATRTQNVLGEKGRRIRELTAVVQKRFGFPEGSVELYAEKVATRGLCAIAQAESLRYKLLGGLAVRRACYGVLRFIMESGAKGCEVVVSGKLRGQRAKSMKFVDGLMIHSGDPVNYYVDTAVRHVLLRQGVLGIKVKIMLPWDPSGKIGPKKPLPDHVSIVEPKEEILPTTPVSEQKGAKPEVPVMPQGTPVPTA; this is encoded by the exons ATGGCGGTGCAAATATCTAAGAAGAGAAAG TTTGTCACAGACGGCATCTTCAAAGCTGAGCTGAACGAGTTCCTGACCCGAGAGCTTGCTGAGGATGGGTACTCCGGTGTGGAGGTCCGGGTCACTCCGACAAGGACGGAGATCATCATTCTCGCCACCAG GACCCAGAATGTCTTGGGAGAGAAAGGTCGTCGCATTAGGGAACTGACCGCAGTTGTTCAGAAGAGGTTTGGTTTCCCAGAGGGCAGTGTGGAG CTCTATGCTGAGAAGGTTGCCACCAGGGGTTTGTGTGCCATTGCTCAGGCAGAATCTCTGCGCTACAAGCTGCTCGGCGGTCTGGCTGTCCGCAG GGCCTGCTATGGTGTTCTCCGCTTCATCATGGAGAGCGGTGCCAAGGGCTGCGAGGTGGTCGTGTCCGGCAAGCTCAGGGGCCAGAGGGCCAAGTCCATGAAGTTTGTGGATGGTCTGATGATCCACAGTGGAGACCCCGTCAACTATTACGTGGACACAGCTGTCCGCCACGTCCTGCTTCGCCAAG GTGTGCTCGGCATCAAGGTTAAGATCATGCTTCCCTGGGACCCTAGTGGTAAGATTGGCCCCAAGAAGCCTCTGCCTGACCATGTAAGCATTGTGGAGCCCAAAGAGGAGATTCTCCCTACCACCCCCGTGTCTGAACAGAAGGGGGCCAAGCCTGAAGTCCCAGTCATGCCCCAGGGAACTCCTGTACCCACAGCATAA